In the Terriglobus sp. RCC_193 genome, TGATGCTGCGCTGTGTGCAGGGCAAGATGCGCGCTGACTGCGGCGTCGGCAGAAGGCCATGCGTGATGCAATACATTGGCGCGATAGTGCAGTGTGCGTGTGAGTACGTCGGCGCAGGTTTCCAGAACGACGATCTTCTCGCCTGTGACAAGTGTGAGTGTGGTGTCGGGTATGGCCTCGGCCAGTTTGATCAGGTCGCTATTCACGACAAAGGTGTGACCGTTAAGGCGTGTGAGTTCGATCATGGTGAACCTTCTGTATTCGATCTTTAGTATCGGCAGAAAGAGAAAGGAGATGAATTGCTGTACAGCGGGCACGCATATAGTGGCGGCCATGTCGGAATTGCGACAGGCGAACTTTTTTCTCAAGGCATGGGCAAAGGGGCCGATGAGTGTGTTGAGCGCCAGGGAAACGGCGTCAGGAACTCACTTCAACATCTCGCTAATCTGGAGAAACGCACATGTCCCTCGGTGTACTGAATAACATCTCGGCAATCTATGCTCAGAACAACCTGAGCGCAACCCAGAACAACCTTTCGAAGACACTGCAGCAGTTGTCGTCCGGTTCGCGCATTAACAGTGGCGCGGACGATGCTGCAGGACTTGCCGTTGCCGATGGCCTTGCAGCGAACGAAACGGCATTGGCACAGTCCAGCCGCAATGCGAGCGATGCAACCGGCCTATTGCAGACGGCGGATGGTGCGCTTTCGCAGGTCACTTCGCTGCTGAACCGCGCTGTCACACTTGCAACGCAGGCCGCCAACGGCACGTTGAGTTCAGCACAGGTGTCTTCTGCGAACCAGGAGTATCAGAACATCCTGACGCAGATTAACAACATCGGTACGACCACGAACTTCAACGGAACATCTGTATTCTCTGGCACGGCACGTAACTTCTTCGTGTCCGATGGCACCACAACCGGTTCTGCCACATACAGCGACACCGTGGGTATTCTGTCCACCACCAGCGTAGGAACATCCGCAACGGCGGCCAGCTCTGCAGCGGTTTCGTTGACTACGCCATCCGCATCGTCTGCTTCTGCTGCTTCCACAACCACGCTTACACTGGGGGCCACAACAGATACCGTATCCGGAACCCTGGCACTCGCTGTAGGCACCGGTAGTTCGCATAGCATCACCATCGCATCCGGCACAACGATGTCCGCGCTTGCCACGCAGATCAATGGTGATACGACCTATCAGGGCGCGGGCATTACTGCGGCCTACGATTCCACCACGGGCGCTCTGACGATCTCAGGTCCTGTGGCAGCATCGAGCGATCTGAGCACAACCGGCACCAGCCTGAGCGATGCAACTCCGGCCAGTGGCTCTGGCGTAGGTGTGGACTTCACGGCATCCGGCGTGAGCACACTAACGGCAGGTTCAGCGAAGGACGTACTGACAGCACTGACCTCCGCGATTGGCGATGTGGCTTTCCAGCGTGGCACGATCGGTGCGAACATCAACCAGCTTGCCTCGGCACAATCGGTTGCAAGTAATGAACAGACGAACCTGACGGCGGCAGAGGACAATATCCGCGCTACCGATTATGGTCAGGCTGCTTCCAACCTGTCGAAGTACCAGGTGCTGTCGCAGACCGGTATCAGCGCTCTGGCACAGGCCAATAGCGTGCAGCAGGAAGTGACCAAGCTGCTGCAGTAATCGCAGAAAGTACATGGCGCGGGCAGTGCACATACTGTCCGCGCCATTCTTATGCACGGCTAAGAATGACTGCGATGTGTGTGGCCCCTGGCGTGCAGGTCCGGTGATATCGGTGGAGGTGCCTTATGCCCGTTGTCGGGATCAATTTTGGATCAGCTACGAGTGGCACCGGTTTTGATGTGACCAGTACGGTCAACAGCATTATGACGAACATGCGTGCGCCCGAAACTGCGTGGGCCACGCGCACAACCGCACTTCAGTCGCAGGACACCGTATTGAGTACGCTGGGGACGGACATGTCGTCGCTCGCGAGTGCGCTGGCAACATTAACATCCTTCGACGGTGCCTTCGCGCAAAAGGAAGGCGCAACCAGCGATAGCCGCGTTGTCTCCCTGACGGATGCGACCTCCATCTCTTCCGCGGGAACACATACGCTGACCGTTTCGCAACTGGCAACGACGAGCCAGCAGCATTCCAGCGCGGTGGCATCGGGGGCAACACTCAGCGGTTCTTTGAGCATTCAGGTTGGCAGCGGCACGGCCAACACGATCACGATCGATTCGACAAACAACACCATGTCCACGCTGGCGAAGTCGATCAATGATCTGGATGTAGGTGTGACGGCGACGGTGATTACAGATAGTTCAGGTTCCTATCTTTCGCTGACGAGCAATACGAGTGGCGCGTCCGGCAACATGACTTTGGATACGTCCGGATTAACCGACTCCAATGGCAACAATGTTTCCATGACGGCAACGGCCGCCGGCGCCGATGCGGCATATACGTTGGATGGCATCGCGCTGACGAGCAACTCCAACACCATCACCAGCGCATTGCCGGGCCTCACCTTTCAGCTTGTGGGCACGTCGAGCACAAACGTGACGATGGAGATTGTGAACGATACCGGTTCTATTTCCACGGCACTGAACAACTTCATCTCCGCATACAACACGTTGACCACGGCGCTCTCCGGTCAGGAGACGAAGGATTCTTCCGGTAATGCGGAACCGTTATTTGGCGATCAGGTACTTTCGTTGATCCAATCGCAACTTTCGACTGCGCTGGCATTTTCAACGGGGAACAGCGGTAAAACCAGCAACCTTGCCCAGCTCGGCATTACCGTCGGCACGAATGGGCAGTTAAGCCTGGATACGTCTGCGCTGAGCAGCGCGCTTGCGAGTAATTTCACAGGGGTCTCCAACTTCTTCATGAACGTGGGCGACTTCGGGCAGAACCTCAACACGGTGTTGAGTGGGTTGGGCAACAGCGGTAACGGTGCGCTGGCTTTGCGTGTGGCACAGAACACTTCTGAAGAGTCGGCGCTGGCCGATAACAAGACAAAGCTGGAGGCGCGACTGGCAACCTACCAGACGTCGCTTACGACCGAACTGAACGCAGCAAACGAGATACTGCAGGCGATTCCACAGCAGTTGAATGAGATCAAACAGATCTACGCCGCTATCACCGGCTATGGCCAATCGAGCTAAGGAGAATCACTGGGATGAACTATCAGGAGCAGGCGCTCTCCGGGGCTACCGGGGTGGAACTGATCGTGGCACTGTACGACGGCTGGATTCGCTTTCTGTATCGTGCCGCGGCGTCGTGTGAGGCGGATGACGTGATCGAACGCCGCTATGCAGTCAAGCGGGCGCTGGACATCCTGATGTACCTGGAAGCGCGACTACGCCCTGATATTGGCGGGGAACCGGCAAGAGCACTCTCGGATTTCTACGCGGCGATGTTCACGATGACCCTGGAGGCGTCGCATTCAGGATCGGCAGAAGAAATGCAGAAGGTGATCGCCTGCGTTCGCAATGTGAAAGAGGCATGGGTGGTGGTGGCAAAGGATCCTGCGGCGAATCGGGCCCTTCCGCGGGAATTGCGAACTGCCGCCGAACGCCGTGGCGCTCCAGTTATTGTGCCCCAGCAGGCAGCCTCGGGTACTTCCGCTGGTTGGAGTGCATAAAGTCTAAAATTTCAAAGGGATGGCCTTTCAGGAGGACGCGGACGAGGCAATTCGAGGCCGCCGGGGAGCATCCCGGTGGTTTCGTGTTTGGTGATCCAAAGCATCGATTTTCGGCTGCAAATCAGGCAGAAATGGTAGTCTTCATCCTAAAGTGAGGCGTTTTATACGCCTTTCGGATGACGTGGCGACACTATTTGGCCCGAAATGGCTCGTTGATGGCATAAAAATGCCATTAGGCCAAGAGAGAAACTTAATCGATGTTTAACGCGTCAGACATTATGACCGGTTTTGTCCGGATCCGGCATGAAGAGGTGAAGTTTTGAGCAAAATGCTGAGTTCGTGGAAAGAGATCGCCCATTTTTTTGGCAAGGGTGTACGTACCGTCCAGCGGTGGGAGAAGACTCTTGATCTGCCAATCCATCGTCCGCCGGGTGCGCCCAGCAACGTGGTCCTGGCACGGACCAGTGACCTGGAAGAATGGATGCATCGCGGTTCTGTGTCGCGCACGGAACTGGAAGGCGCACCATCTACCGGATCGGTTGCGGGTTTGTCAGTATTGGAGCGTGAGGTCACGCGTCTGGCCAGCTTGAGTGGCATTGCCAGCGAACGTATGGATGCCAATGCCAGCGCGGAAGAACGCGTCGCGTCGATGACGAGCGTGGTGTCGAAGGTGAATGAAAAGCTGGCTTCTGGTTCGGCTGTTCATCGCGCCGCCTAAGCTTTGCGCCTGGTTGGGAAGATAAAGGTGCCCGCTTCGGCGGGCATCTTTTCGTTTTGGGCTTATCTGCGCGATACCATGAGACTTGTTGGGGCCGCCTGGAGCGGTCCAGGGGAGTGACCGTCGCATGGCTTATCGCGACCTGCGTGAGTGGTTAGCACGCCTGGAAAAGAGCGGGGAACTGAAGCGTGTCCGCGTAGAAGTGGATACGGATCTGGAAATGGCAGAGATTGCCGATCGTGCCGCGAAGATGAATGGCGGCAAGGGCGGTCCGGCTCTGCTGTTTGAGAACGTGAAGGGCTACCCCGGCGCGAAGGTGCTGATGAACCAGTTCGGCAGCCTGCGCAAGATGCAGATGGCGCTGGAGTGTGATTCGCTGGATGCCATTGCGGACCGTCTACAGGCATTGCTGAAGCCTGAGGTGCCCACCGGCTTCATGGACAAACTGAAGATGCTACCGATGCTTGCAGAGGTGGGTTCGTTCTTCCCGAAGGTCGTTGATCGCAAGCAGGCGACGTGCAAGGAAGTGGTGAAGACGGGCGAGGAGATTGATCTCTCGGAACTGCCAATTTTGCGGACGTGGCCTGGTGATGCGGGACGATTCATTACGCTGCCGCTGGTAATGACTCGTGATCCGCGGTCGGGTAAGCGCAATGTGGGCATGTACCGGATGCAGGTGTATGACGAGCGCACGACGGGCATGCACTGGCAGCGGCAGAAGAACGCTGCCGAACACCTGCGGGATCGTTTGCGTGCGACGGCTGCGACTGATTCCGAGCGGGTGAAGCTGATGGCGATGACCGCTGGCGGTACGACGGCAGCGGAAGATTCCACGTCCTTGAACGGTGTGACGCTTTCGAAAATCCGCGGTGAGCGGATGGAGGTTGCTGTTGCGATTGGTGCCGATCCAGCGCTGACCTTCAGTGCGATTGTGCCTGCGCCGCCTGAGATTGAGGAGTTCCTGATTGCCGGTTTCCTTCGTGGCAAGCCTGTGGAGTTAGTGAAAGCTGAGACAGTCGATCTGGAGGTGCCTGCTCATGCGGAGTACATCCTGGAGGGCTATGTCGATCTTGCAGAACTGCGGATGGAAGGGCCGTTTGGAGATCACACCGGCTTCTACACGATGCCGGAAGAGTATCCGGTTTTTCATCTGACAGCGATCACGCATCGCAAGGACCCGATCTATGCCGCCACCATTGTGGGCAAGCCACCGATGGAGGATGCATGGATGGCGAAGGCGGTGGAGCGCATCTTCCTGCCGCTGATCAAGCTGACGATGCCGGAGATTGTGGACATCAACCTGCCGCCGGAGGGTGTGGCGCATAACCTGATGCTGATCTCGATTCGCAAGAGTTATGCGGGCCACGCACGCAAGGTGATGAACGGTATCTGGGCGCTGGGGCAGGCGATGTTTACCAAGTGCATTGTGGTCGTGGACGAAGATTGCGATGTGCAGGACGTGGGCGAGGTCGTGTTGCGCGTTGCAAACAACATTGACCCGGAGCGGGATATTCAATTCACGTTAGGTCCGGTGGATTCACTGGATCACGCATCGCGCTTGCCGAACTTCGGCAGCAAGATGGGCATTGATGCCACACGGAAGTGGGCTGCGGAAGGATTCACGCGCCCATGGCCGGAAATGTTGGAAATGCCGAAGGACGTGAAGAAGAGAGTGGATGACATATGGCGTTCGCTTGGGCTCGGGTAGGGATTGTGCTGGCAGGTCCGATGTTGTTGGCCAATGCGCAGACGGCAAAGACGACTCTGGGTGAAAGCAAAGCGTATACGCTGCCTCCGCACTGACGGCACCGAACGGTCGAAGTTGGCGGGCGCACCGTATTTAGTACAGAGCCGTTATGTCAGTTCGCAGATGACTTATCAATATGATCTACAACTAGTTCCCGGACTGATCCCTTCGCTGGCTCGAGCTTCAATCCCAGTTGCCCCTTAACCGCCTCTGGAATGGGAGGGTACATATTGGGTTCCTTCTCTCGCTCCGCATCAGACGCCTGGCTGTAACGAAACTCGAAGTCGTAGGTGCCGCTGAGGCCAGTCCTGTCAATCACATCTGTACCCATCAAACGTCCAAGCACTCGCGCCAGTGATGCGATGTGACAGTTCCGACCGAAGTATTCATATCCGTTCAGACCGTCTCCAAGCTGGTATATCTCAGGAATCTTGTTGCCACCGAAGCGTTTGACTTCATCATCCGTTGACGGCACTGAACCGCCCGCGCGAACCTTCGGCCCTCCCTTGACGACGACGAGATGATAGACGCCTTGTTCCGTAGTGCTCCAATGCGTCTTCAAGTTGAAACGTTCTGCGAGCAAGGCTTGCAACATGTGCTGTCGTTCCAAAGCAAGTTGTTCGTCAGTGAGCGTCGCAAGTGTTCGATCCGTCTCGGCGTCTGATTTAGCCTCCACGTTATACATCGCACTACCTGCCCAGGTGGGGAGTCCCGAGATTTGGTCTGAAGACAAGTTATAGGCCCTAACGATGAGACTGGCGATCCTCTCGTTCGATAGACTCAACACACTCGTACGTCCAGCAAACGCGCCACCGACCACAAATCCCTTGACCGGATCCGGGTGACTCTCGCGAACGGATGCAACATCAAACGTCATTTTGGGCGAATAGGTTGCGTTTCCAGGTACAGCTGGTCCAGCGCCTTGACTCAGGGCAAAAGGCACTACGAAGAAAACATATCCCGAAATAAATAAAGATTGAAAGACAACAGATCTCAATCGAGCGAAACAATTGACCGCCATTGTGTAACAAGCCTCCTCGGATATGGACTCGATCTTACCTGTTCCAGGCTCTTCCAAACGGCGACGCTCGCGGACGCACTGTTGCTGAGCCAGACCCGTTCGAGCAGCCGATATGGATGCGGCCCAACACGTAGCACGCTTGCTATGGTCCTGTCATGAAGCTTTGCTCGTGCTTCGAGACGGGGAAAGCATGACATGACGCCGTTCCACTGGTCGCAGTATGTTGCGTTTGCGAATCGGAAACTCAAGCCAGCGGCTTCGGCCCATTGAAGTTATATTGAGGGAAAAGAGAAGGGAGGCCATGTGGCCTCCCTTCTGTGTTTCGTTGAATGTGGATTACATGATGGCCAGTGCTGCGCCGTCAGCCTGCTCCTCGCCTTCCTGAGCCACAGGACGGTAGAAGAGCTGGTTGTTGTCGAGGTAGACCTCGAGGAACGAAGGACGCTGCGTGATCAGGCCAGCGATCAAAGCTTCTGAGAGCGGGTCTTCGATGTAACGCTGCAGGGCGCGGCGGAGTGGACGTGCTCCGTAGCTGCGGTCTGTGAGCGTCTTGTCGAGAATCCACTTCTTTGCTTCATCGTTGACGCTGATGGTGATGGCCTTGTGCACGAGATTCGCGTTCAGGGTCTGCACCAGCAGTTCCAGAATCTGCATCAGGTCGCTGTCAGAGAGCGCCGTGAAGACGATGATCTCGTCGAGACGGTTGATGAACTCGGGGTTGAAGGTGCGCTTGACCTCGCCCTTCACCATCTCCTCCATCTTCTCCAGCATGACCTCGTTCTTGTTCGACTGGAATCCGAGGCCCTCACGCTTCATGAGGTGCTTGGCGCCGATGTTCGACGTCATGATGAGAATGGTGTTCTTGAAGTCGACCGTGTTGCCGAGACCATCTGTCAGGTGACCGTCTTCAAAGACCTGCAGCAGCAGGTTGAAGACATCCGGGTGCGCCTTTTCGACTTCGTCGAGGAGCACGACGGAGTAAGGCTGACGTTTGACGCGCTCGGTGAGCTGGCCGCCCTCCTCGTATCCCACGTATCCCGGAGGCGAACCGATCAGTTTGCTGACGGAGTGCTTCTCCATGAACTCTGACATATCGAAGCGGATGAGCGCCTTGTCAGACCCGAAGAGGAACTGGGCCAGGGTGCGTGCCATCTCCGTTTTTCCGACGCCAGTGGGGCCCAGGAAGAGGAACGAACCGATGGGGCGCGAGGGGTTCTTGAGGCCTGCACGCGAACGACGGATCGCGCGGGAGAGGGCGGAAATGGCCTTGTCCTGCGAGATGACGCGTTTGTGCAGCTCTTCTTCCACGCGGAGCAGCTTTTGCTGCTCTTCTTCCTTAAGCGAGGTGATGGGCACGCCGGTCCAGCGGCTGACCACATCCTCGATATCTTCCTTGGTGACGATGCCTGCGGAGGAGTCATCGAGGTGATAGCGCTCGCGGAGGGCGCGGAGGTTTTCACGCTCCTTGCGTTCCTCGTCCGAGTAGAAGCGCGCCTTTTCGAATTCGTGGTTCGCAATGGCGTTTTCCATGCGGTGCACGATGAACTTGATGCGCTTCTGGACTTCGGTCAATTCATCAGGCAGCGTGGTCTGGCGCAGCTTCACGCGGGCACCGGCCTCGTCGATCAGATCGATGGCCTTGTCTGGCAGGAAGCGATCCGGAATGTAGCGATTGGAGTGCGTAACCGAGTAAGTGATGGCGTCGTCGGTGTAGGTGACGGCGTGGAACTTCTCGTACTTCTCCTTGATGCCCATGATGATCTTGATGGCATCTTCTTCATTGGGCGGCGGGACTTTAACGGCCTGGAAGCGGCGTTCCAGCGAGCGATCCTTCTCGATGCTCTTGCGGAATTCCGCAGGCGTGGTCGCGCCGATGCACTGAATCTCACCGCGCGAGAGTGCGGGCTTGAGGATGTTCGCAGCATCGAGCGAGCCTTCCGCGGAGCCTGCACCGACGAGGGTATGAAGCTCGTCGATGAAGACAATGGAGTTCTGATTCTCCATCAGCTCTTTCATGATGGTCTTCAGGCGCTCTTCAAACTGGCCGCGATACTTGGTGCCAGCGACGATCAGCGACAGATCCAGCGAGAGCACGCGCTTGTCCGCGAGGAAGCTGGGGACTTCACCGTCTGCAATCTTCTGTGCCAGGCCTTCGACGATGGCGGTCTTGCCAACGCCGGGTTCGCCGATGAGTACCGGGTTGTTCTTGGTGCGGCGGCAGAGGATCTGGATGACGCGTTCCACTTCGCCATCGCGGCCCACGAGGGGATCAAGGGCCTGATCCATGGCAGCCTGCGTCAGATCGCGGGAGAACTCGGCCAGCATGGACTGCTCACCATTCTGCTGTTGTTGGCGCTGCTGCTTGCCGGAGGACGGCTGCGAGGCAGGCTTTTCCTGCGTGGTGCGCTGTAGTTCCTCGCGGATGGTGGGTAGGCGCAGTCCGCGCTCCATCAGGATTTCCGCGGCGAAGCACTTCTCTTCGCGCAGCAGGCCCAGCAGTAGATGCTCTGTGCCGATGTGCTTGTGGCTCAGCCGTTCCGCTTCTTCCGCGGCATAAGCCAGCACACGTTTGCACTCATTCGAGAGAGGCAGGTCAACGGATGTCGACACCTTCTCGCGAATGGTGGTGTGGCCTTCAATCTGTTTGCGGATGGATTCCACCGATGCGTGCGAACGGAGGAACCGGTTGGTCAGCGCCTTGTCTTCACGGAGCAGACCGAGAAGCAGGTGCTCCGTTTCAATGTAAGGTGAGCCGAACTGGCTGGCTTCGTAGCGCGCGAAGAAGATGACGCGCCGCGCTTTTTCGGTATAACGCTCGAACATGCTCCCCCTAGCTCCTCCGTCGTGACGTGCCGCCACGCAGAAGGCCATTGGTTCACTGCCCGTTCCCGCATCCGCCAAAAAGCGCCATGATGCGGGAACCCCTGGAACAAACCCCTGCGAATGCACGCCGCCGAGGTTATTCCCACATCTTTTGTGCTTCCAGTGTACCCCTTCCGGCGACACGCTGGTTTGCCCTGAAACTTAGGCAGAACGATAACAGGAGAAGCACCCCTCCTGAAATGTCCTTATTGGACGCGGGCTGTGGGAAAAGGGTGCGGCACTTCGTATGTGCTCGACGTGCTTCGCACGTATTCGTCGACCGGAATGAGTTTGTTGGTTCAGGCTAGCGTTTCGGTGGTGACGAGTTGCCCCTGCTTTAGAACCAGTGTCCGGTCACAGCGGGCGGCGATTTGCTGGTTGTGCGTGACCATGACGGTGGTGGTGCCGTGGCTGGCGTGCAGGCGACGGAGGAGGTCGAAGATGGTATCTCCGGTGACGGCGTCCAGGTTGCCGGTGGGCTCGTCGGCCAGAAGCAGCTTCGGTTCCGTAACGAGAGCGCGGGCCAGGGAGACGCGCTGCTGTTCGCCGCCGGAGAGTTCGCCGGAACGGTGGGTGGCGCGGGCTGCAAGGCCCACTTCTGTCAGCCAGCGGCGGGCCTTCTCGCGGGATTCGGGTTGCGATTCGCCTCGGGCCAGCAGCGGCATGGCTACGTTTTCTTCTGCAGTGAATTCCGGCAGCAGGTAATGGGCCTGCCAGACGTAGCCGATGGTGCGGTTACGGAAGTTGGCTTGTTCGGCGGGTTTAAGGGAGGCGAGGGAGGTGCCGTCGATGCGGACGTCTCCGGAGGTGGGTGCATCCATTGCGGCGAGCATGTGCAGCAGTGTGGATTTGCCTGCGCCACTGGCGCCGATGATGGCCAGCATTTCACCAGTGGCGACAGTGAAGCTGAGGTCGCGGAAGAGGGTGAGTGTGCCGGTGCCGGTGGAGTAGCTCTTGGTGAGGTCTTCTACGACGACGATCGGGTTGGTGGCGGCTTGCATCTATCCTCAATCCTATGCGGAATGTGGACGAGTTTGTGGCGAGATCGTTGGACGATGTGAAGGGACATGCG is a window encoding:
- a CDS encoding flagellar FlbD family protein, producing the protein MIELTRLNGHTFVVNSDLIKLAEAIPDTTLTLVTGEKIVVLETCADVLTRTLHYRANVLHHAWPSADAAVSAHLALHTAQHHS
- a CDS encoding flagellin, translating into MSLGVLNNISAIYAQNNLSATQNNLSKTLQQLSSGSRINSGADDAAGLAVADGLAANETALAQSSRNASDATGLLQTADGALSQVTSLLNRAVTLATQAANGTLSSAQVSSANQEYQNILTQINNIGTTTNFNGTSVFSGTARNFFVSDGTTTGSATYSDTVGILSTTSVGTSATAASSAAVSLTTPSASSASAASTTTLTLGATTDTVSGTLALAVGTGSSHSITIASGTTMSALATQINGDTTYQGAGITAAYDSTTGALTISGPVAASSDLSTTGTSLSDATPASGSGVGVDFTASGVSTLTAGSAKDVLTALTSAIGDVAFQRGTIGANINQLASAQSVASNEQTNLTAAEDNIRATDYGQAASNLSKYQVLSQTGISALAQANSVQQEVTKLLQ
- the fliD gene encoding flagellar filament capping protein FliD; the protein is MPVVGINFGSATSGTGFDVTSTVNSIMTNMRAPETAWATRTTALQSQDTVLSTLGTDMSSLASALATLTSFDGAFAQKEGATSDSRVVSLTDATSISSAGTHTLTVSQLATTSQQHSSAVASGATLSGSLSIQVGSGTANTITIDSTNNTMSTLAKSINDLDVGVTATVITDSSGSYLSLTSNTSGASGNMTLDTSGLTDSNGNNVSMTATAAGADAAYTLDGIALTSNSNTITSALPGLTFQLVGTSSTNVTMEIVNDTGSISTALNNFISAYNTLTTALSGQETKDSSGNAEPLFGDQVLSLIQSQLSTALAFSTGNSGKTSNLAQLGITVGTNGQLSLDTSALSSALASNFTGVSNFFMNVGDFGQNLNTVLSGLGNSGNGALALRVAQNTSEESALADNKTKLEARLATYQTSLTTELNAANEILQAIPQQLNEIKQIYAAITGYGQSS
- the fliS gene encoding flagellar export chaperone FliS, which gives rise to MNYQEQALSGATGVELIVALYDGWIRFLYRAAASCEADDVIERRYAVKRALDILMYLEARLRPDIGGEPARALSDFYAAMFTMTLEASHSGSAEEMQKVIACVRNVKEAWVVVAKDPAANRALPRELRTAAERRGAPVIVPQQAASGTSAGWSA
- a CDS encoding UbiD family decarboxylase, coding for MAYRDLREWLARLEKSGELKRVRVEVDTDLEMAEIADRAAKMNGGKGGPALLFENVKGYPGAKVLMNQFGSLRKMQMALECDSLDAIADRLQALLKPEVPTGFMDKLKMLPMLAEVGSFFPKVVDRKQATCKEVVKTGEEIDLSELPILRTWPGDAGRFITLPLVMTRDPRSGKRNVGMYRMQVYDERTTGMHWQRQKNAAEHLRDRLRATAATDSERVKLMAMTAGGTTAAEDSTSLNGVTLSKIRGERMEVAVAIGADPALTFSAIVPAPPEIEEFLIAGFLRGKPVELVKAETVDLEVPAHAEYILEGYVDLAELRMEGPFGDHTGFYTMPEEYPVFHLTAITHRKDPIYAATIVGKPPMEDAWMAKAVERIFLPLIKLTMPEIVDINLPPEGVAHNLMLISIRKSYAGHARKVMNGIWALGQAMFTKCIVVVDEDCDVQDVGEVVLRVANNIDPERDIQFTLGPVDSLDHASRLPNFGSKMGIDATRKWAAEGFTRPWPEMLEMPKDVKKRVDDIWRSLGLG
- a CDS encoding TIGR03435 family protein → MAVNCFARLRSVVFQSLFISGYVFFVVPFALSQGAGPAVPGNATYSPKMTFDVASVRESHPDPVKGFVVGGAFAGRTSVLSLSNERIASLIVRAYNLSSDQISGLPTWAGSAMYNVEAKSDAETDRTLATLTDEQLALERQHMLQALLAERFNLKTHWSTTEQGVYHLVVVKGGPKVRAGGSVPSTDDEVKRFGGNKIPEIYQLGDGLNGYEYFGRNCHIASLARVLGRLMGTDVIDRTGLSGTYDFEFRYSQASDAEREKEPNMYPPIPEAVKGQLGLKLEPAKGSVRELVVDHIDKSSAN
- a CDS encoding ATP-dependent Clp protease ATP-binding subunit, which produces MFERYTEKARRVIFFARYEASQFGSPYIETEHLLLGLLREDKALTNRFLRSHASVESIRKQIEGHTTIREKVSTSVDLPLSNECKRVLAYAAEEAERLSHKHIGTEHLLLGLLREEKCFAAEILMERGLRLPTIREELQRTTQEKPASQPSSGKQQRQQQQNGEQSMLAEFSRDLTQAAMDQALDPLVGRDGEVERVIQILCRRTKNNPVLIGEPGVGKTAIVEGLAQKIADGEVPSFLADKRVLSLDLSLIVAGTKYRGQFEERLKTIMKELMENQNSIVFIDELHTLVGAGSAEGSLDAANILKPALSRGEIQCIGATTPAEFRKSIEKDRSLERRFQAVKVPPPNEEDAIKIIMGIKEKYEKFHAVTYTDDAITYSVTHSNRYIPDRFLPDKAIDLIDEAGARVKLRQTTLPDELTEVQKRIKFIVHRMENAIANHEFEKARFYSDEERKERENLRALRERYHLDDSSAGIVTKEDIEDVVSRWTGVPITSLKEEEQQKLLRVEEELHKRVISQDKAISALSRAIRRSRAGLKNPSRPIGSFLFLGPTGVGKTEMARTLAQFLFGSDKALIRFDMSEFMEKHSVSKLIGSPPGYVGYEEGGQLTERVKRQPYSVVLLDEVEKAHPDVFNLLLQVFEDGHLTDGLGNTVDFKNTILIMTSNIGAKHLMKREGLGFQSNKNEVMLEKMEEMVKGEVKRTFNPEFINRLDEIIVFTALSDSDLMQILELLVQTLNANLVHKAITISVNDEAKKWILDKTLTDRSYGARPLRRALQRYIEDPLSEALIAGLITQRPSFLEVYLDNNQLFYRPVAQEGEEQADGAALAIM
- a CDS encoding ABC transporter ATP-binding protein; translation: MQAATNPIVVVEDLTKSYSTGTGTLTLFRDLSFTVATGEMLAIIGASGAGKSTLLHMLAAMDAPTSGDVRIDGTSLASLKPAEQANFRNRTIGYVWQAHYLLPEFTAEENVAMPLLARGESQPESREKARRWLTEVGLAARATHRSGELSGGEQQRVSLARALVTEPKLLLADEPTGNLDAVTGDTIFDLLRRLHASHGTTTVMVTHNQQIAARCDRTLVLKQGQLVTTETLA